In the genome of Candidatus Omnitrophota bacterium, the window GCGCTGCCGGGTTCAAGGTCTGAGCGCTCGCCAATCTCCACGGTGAGCTTCTGGGCTGCGCCGTCCCGAAGCAGATCCAGGATCATCTTCTGCCCCGGCTTGGCATGGCTGACCCGATCGATGAGCTCCCGGGAGTAGCGGATCGCCTGGCCGTCAATCGCCTTGATAATATCGCCGTCCCGCAAGCCCGCCTTGATCGCCGGGCTCTCGCGGAGGACGGAATAGACCAGCACCCCGTTTCGATCGGTCAAGCGATAATAGTCGGCCACGTCATCCGTGATATCCTGGATCTGAATGCCGAGCCAGCCGTAGGCCACCTTTTTGCCCTCGATGAGCGCATCCAGGACGTTCTTCGCCTTGTTAATGGGAATGGCAAACCCGATGCCCTCGGAGCCACGCGAGCTCGTCAGGATCGCCACATTAATACCGATCACTTCCCCTTGGATGTTGAGCAGCGGCCCGCCGCTGTTGCCCGGATTGATCGCCGCATCAGTTTGAAAGAGATCCGAATAGTCCCGGTCGAAGCGCGTCGTCCGCGGCAGCTGACGGTTCAGCGCGCTGACCACACCAACGGTCAAGGTCGGCTCTGAGCCGATGACCCGCGAGGCCGGCCCGGCACCCATCAGGCCGAAGGGGTTGCCCAAGGCAATCGCCCACTGGCCGGTTCTCACGATCGACGAATCGCCAAGCTTCGCCACAGGAAGATTCTTGGCATCGATCTTGATGACCGCCAGATCCGACCGAGGATCCTTGCCCTTCACTTCGCCGGAAAATTCCCGCCCGTCAGCCAGCGTCACCGTGATCTTATCCGCGTTGGCCACCACGTGCTCATTCGTCAGAATCAACCCGCGCTCATCGATGATCACGCCGGAGCCCAAGCCAAACCGGCGCAATTCGCGCTCCGGCAGCTCGCCGTAAAACTGCCGGAAAAAATCTTCCGGATCCTCGAAGCCAAAGAACGGATGCCCGCGGAAGTACTGCCGGATTTGCTCCACTTGCTCCGTCGAAATGCTGACCACGGCAGGCCCGACCTGCTGGCTGATGCGCATGAAGGCGTTCTGCAGGTTTTCGGCTTCGCTCGTGGCAGCCTGCGCGGTGCTCCGAGCGCCTCCCGCGGAGGCCGTCGTGCTCGCCGGGGGATTGGACCAGAGGTCCCCGCCGCCCGCCACACCGAAGATGATTGCCACAACAACCGCGCCAATCCCCGCCCTCGACCACCGGCCTGCCATGGTTGCTTGTCCCCTGTTATGCCCGCTGTCCTGCGGGTTCCGCCACGTCTTTTGCCTTTGAAGCGTCTTTCGGCTCCTTCACGCCCTCTTGGGCGTCGTGCTTGCGAATCTGATCCTCCAGCTGCTTCATGAGCTTCGGATTCTCTCGCAGGAAGAGCCTCGCACTCTCCCGCCCCTGGCCAAGCTTCGTCTCCCCCCACGACAGCCAGCTCCCTTGCCGCTGGATGACGGCGGTGGTTTCGCCCACATCAAGAATGCCGCCCGCCTTGGAAATCCCTTCGTCAAAGAGGATATCAAACTCCGCCTGGCGGAACGGGGCGGCCACTTTATTCTTCACGACCTTCGCCCGCACCCGATTGCCGATGGCGCGATCGCCCACTTTAATGGTCTCGATGCGGCGCAGATCGATCCGCACCGACGAGTAGAACTTCAGCGCGCGGCCGCCAGGTGTCGTCTCGGGATTGCCGAACATGACGCCGATTTTCTCGCGCAGCTGGTTGATGAAGACGCAGCACGTTTTCGATCGGGCAATCGCCGCGGTCAGCTTGCGCAGGGCTTGGCTCATCAGCCGCGCTTGCAGCCCCACGTGCTGATCGCCCATCTCGCCTTCAATTTCCGCGCGGGGGACGAGCGCTGCGACCGAGTCTATCACGATCACATCGACGGCGTTGGAGCGGACCAGCGTTTCCGCGATTTCCAGCGCCTGCTCACCGGTGTCGGGCTGCGAGACCAGCAAATCATCGAGATTGACCCCAAGCGTCTTAGCGTAGGTGGGATCCAGCGCATGCTCCGCATCGATGAACGCGGCCACCCCGCCGGTGCGCTGCGCCTCAACAATCAGACTGAGGCTCAGCGTGGTCTTGCCTGAGGACTCCGGGCCGAAGATTTCCACCACCCGGCCGCGCGGGACACCGCCGATGCCCAGGGCGAGGTCAAGCGCCAGTGACCCTGTCGGTAGGGCTGGAATGTCCAATTTTGTGTCCTGGCCCAGCCGCATGATCGAGCCTTTGCCGAATTGCTTCTCAATTTGGCTGAGGGTCAGCTCAAGCGCCTTCTGCCGATCGGTCCGTTCCTTCTCCTGTTGCTCCTTGCCTGTGGCCATGACCGTTCTCCTTCGTGTTTCAGCCTGTGATGCGTGCGATAGTTCGGTGGGCGGGGCGCAGCGGCCCTCCGTATCTGTCGACTCTGAACGCCTTATTATACAAGCTACAGGCTCCACGCTGCAAGCTGCGGTATAATGGCTCCATGCAAGCGGAGATTCTGGCGATTGGCTCGGAGCTGACCAGCGGGGCCACCGTCAATACCAACGCCGCGTATCTCGCCAGGCGGCTCGCGGAGCGTGGCCTGCGTTGCGCGCGGCAGGTCGTGGTGAGCGATGAGCCGGACGCGCTGGCTGGCGCGCTGCGCCAAGCGCTCGCCCAGTGCGACGTGCTCATCACCACCGGCGGCCTGGGGCCGACGTTCGACGATATGACGATCGAGCTGATTTCCCGGGTCACCGCGCGGCCCCTCACTTACTCGGCGGCGGCGGCCGCAACCATCAAGCGCTTCTATAGCCGAAGGCACCGACCGCTGCAACACGCGGCACTCCGGCAAGCCTACCTTCCCCAAGGCGGCGAGGCGCTCCCCAATCCCATCGGCACCGCCCCAGGATTGTGGCTCTCCTATGAGGGTCAAACCCTGATTGCCCTGCCTGGCGTGCCCTCGGAGATGCGGGCGATCATGGAGCAGTCGGTGCTGCCGCGATTGACGCGGCTCGGCGGTGCCACCATTATTCAGACCCGAACCTTGCGAACGGCAGGACTCGTCGAACTCTCCATCGAAGCCATCCTGAAGGCGCTCCGCATCCCGCCCGCGATCGAGGTCGGACTCTATCCATCGCTGCGAATGGTGGATATCCGGCTCACCGCCACCGCGAATTCCCCAAGCACTGCCACCACCGCCCTGGCGCGCCTGGAATCTCGCCTGCGAGGGCGGCTCGGCCGGAATGTCTACGGCACCGGCGATGAAACCCTTGAAGAAGTGCTTGGCGCTCTGCTGGTGCGCCAACGAACCACCTTGGCGATCGCCGAATCGTGCACCGGCGGGCTGGTGTCCGATCGGATCACCAATATTTCAGGAAGCTCGAGGTATGTGCGGGGCGCGGTCGTGGCGTATCACAATGAGGTGAAACACCGGCCGCTTGGCGTCTCGAAGGATGTGCTCACGCGCTGGGGTGCGGTGAGCGCTCAAACCGCGGCGGCGATGGCCGAGGGTGTGCGCCGCTTGGTTGGCGCAGACATCGGATTATCAGTGACAGGCATCGCCGGCCCTACCGGAGGCACCGTGAAAAAACCGGTCGGGTTAGTCTACCTCGGGCTGTCGGATGGCCGCGGCACCCACACCCAGCGCCACCAGTTCTTCGGCGATCGGCTCTCGATCAAAATGCAGGCGGCACAGACCGCCCTCGATTGGCTTCGACGTTATTTGCTCAAGGGAATCTCTGCGAGGACGGAATGGGTGGGACCCGCCGAAGTCAGAACGCTCTGATAGAGGGTGACGGACGTGGCCTGCCAGGCAGTCGGTGGAGTCCAGTGCGGATTCCGCAACCCTTCAATGAAGTCATGCTTTCCACGAGGCGACCTCACGCGGCCGATCGTCGCATGAGCGGAATAGGGCCACTCCTCTTTCTTTAAGCCCAACGCTCGGCTTTCCTTTTCGATCGCGTCCGCCAACCGAATCACGTCATTCTTCCCTTCGCTGACTCCGACCCAAATGATGCGCGGGTCGTTGAGCGACGGAAACGCCCCGAGCTCCTGAAGGCCCATCGTAAACGCGGATGTGTGTTGCGCGATCTTCATCAGAAACCCTTCCACCTGCTGCCGCTGCGCCTCGGTAATCTCATCGAGAAACTTCAGTGTGACATGAAGCTGCTCAGCGTCTACCCATTTCACATCGGCGTGCGATTTCGACAGTTCCTGCTGTAGCACAGTTAATGCCGCACGTGCCTCCTCTGAAAGACCAATCCCAATAAACGCTCGCATGTGGGCGATCTCTTTTGGCTTAGTGAATGTGCGAAGCAAAGAACAAGACGATGGCCGCGATGACGCACCAAATGAACGTGATCGTATATGCTGCTGCTCCTAGATCATCAGCCATAATGCCCCAGCCGCCAGGTAATCGCTCGAGCCAATTTAAAGGAAATGGCTTTAGGATATCGAATGCGCGAAACAGAAGAAAAGCTCCCACAAACCAATACCAAGAGGCAAGCGTCCACCATGGGCCGAGGATTACAACCGCGGCCATAGCCCACACTTCATCAAGAATGATGGCTGGTGCATCGTGGAGACCAATTTCACGTTCTGCAATTGTGCAGACTATGGCACACAGAATAAATGCGATAACTAAAAACCCCACCAACAGCAACAAGGTCCATGTCCATTGCCATGCTATCCCTCTCACGATAAACCCCACAACGACTCCCGCGAGACTTCCCCACGTCCCTGGCGCCCAGCGGATTTTTCCAAGACCCCCTATCGTTGCCAGAAAGACGGCCGCTGATCGAATATTCATCAACGTCTACTGTGTGCTGTGTGCTGTGTGCTAGTGTCCAATAGTTTCTCTCAATACTGCCCGGTGGCGCCAGCAGAAGCTGGCTCCGGAAATCACCGTCAGGATGAGCGCAACCCACATGCTCGCGTGAATCAGCTCGCGCCGCCAGACCTGCGCGGCCGATCGCTCTTGAAGGATCAACGCGAGCAGCACGATGCCGATCGCCACCATTTGCGACACCGTCTTGTGCTTGCCGGCTTTCTCCGCGGGCAGCACGATCTGCCGGTTCGCCGCGACCAGCCGCAAGCCGGTAATCACAAACTCGCGCAGGGCGATCAGCAGCACCATCCAGGCCTGGACAAGCCCTAACTGGACAAACGACAGCAGCAGGCCAAGCACGAGGATTTTATCCGCAATAGGATCCAGCAACGCTCCGAGCGGGCTGGTTTGACGCCGCCGTCGCGCGAGCCAGCCATCCAGCCAATCCGTCAGGCTCGCCAGAAGAAAGCAGGCCAAGGCAACGGACTTCGCCGCCACCCCTGGCGCAAAGATCAGCGCCATGATGAGGAACGTCAGCAGAATCCGAGCAAGAGTAAGTTTGGTGGGCAGCGTCATCGCTGGGAGATGGAAGTAGCAACTCCGATGAGGTCATACTCCAAGCTCTCGGTGATCTGCACGCGGATAAGATCGCCGGGCGCCAGCGGTGCGGCGCTGCGGACATAGACAAGACCGTCAACCTCCGGAGCATCTGCGCTCGTGCGCCCGAGATATTGGGTGGCATCCTCCGCATCGCGTTCATCGATGATCACCTCGCAGGTCGTGCCGACGGCCCGCGCCGTGACCTCTGCCGCAATCTCCTGCTGCAGCTGCATCAGCTGATCGAACCGGCGCTTCGCGTCCTCTTGCGGCACCTGCTCCGGATAACGAAACGCGGCGCTGCCCTCTTCGTTGGAATAGGTGAAGGCGCCGAGCCGCTCAAACTTCACCTCGCGCAAGAATTCCAAGAGACGCTGGAACGCCGCCTCGGTTTCGCCAGGAAATCCCACGATCACGGACGTGCGCAGCGCCATGCCGGGGATCTCTTGCCTCAGCCGCTGAATCGTCTCGCGCAGCTGGGCCTGCGTCATCTGGCGATTCATCCGTGCGAGCATTAGATCATCCGCATGCTCGATCGCTGAGTCCAGATATTTGCAGATCGTCGGCTCATCGCGGATCGTCTGGATCAGCTCGCGAGAGATGCCGCGCGGATGGCAGTAGAGCAGCCGGATCCACCGCACGCCGCTGATCTTCGCCAGTGCCGACATCAGCTCGGCGATGCGCGGCCGATGGTAGAGATCCACACCGTAATCCGAGGTATCCTGGCCAACGACGACCAACTCCGTGATGCCCCGCTCTTCGACAAGTTGCGTGGCCTCTTCCACGACCGCGTCAATCGGCCGACTGGAAAGCGGCCCCTTGATCTTCGGAATGATGCAAAAGCTGCAGCCTTTGAGGCAGCCTTCGGAGATTTTCAGATAGGCGTAATGCGTCGGCGTCAGCGGGACTCGCGCGACACGGATATCCCGATGCGGCACCTGGGGCCGCGGCCGCACGCGCTGCGATGGCTGGCCTTGTAACGCGCGCTGCACCACGGTTTCGATGTCGCCGAAGCCATCGACGCCGATGAAGCCATCGACGTCGGGCAGCTCCTTGATGAGCTCCTGCTTGAACCGCTGCACCAGGCAGCCGGCGACCACCACCGCTTTGATCTTGCCCTGTTTTTTTAACTCCACCGCCTGCAGCACCGTGTCGATCGACTCCTTGATCGCGTCTTGCACGAAACTGCAGGTATTAATCATGACGACGTCAGAGCCTTCGGCGGCATCCGCCACGGTGAATCCCTGCTGCTTCAGCCGGCCGAGCAGCAACTCAGAATCCACCAACGTGCGGGGACAGCCGAGGCTGATCATGCTGACAGTCGGGGAGACGATAGGAAGCGGTTTCATGAGACGAGGCAAGCGCCTGTCAGCGCAAATCGCTGCGCAGTTGCGTAACGCCGCGATGTGTGATGAGCAGGCGTCCGCGATGGGCGAGCGCAAACGGGCTGATGGACTGGCCGTTGAGTGTCACTTCGACATCGGCCGGCTGCGCGATGATGAGCTCGAGCTCTTTTCTGGCACTCCACTGCTCCTTCGCGCCTCGGAGGAGGCGCTGCTGAGCCAGGAGCTTGCCGTCGGCCCGCACGGTGATCCAGGTCGTGCGAAGCGCGGTCATGTGGAGCTCAAGCGGCTGGGTCGCCAACAGTGTCAGGGTCGGCAGCTCGGGCAGTTTAGGGATGCGATCGCCTGACGTGAGGCTCGCCGTCTTAGCCGCGCCAATGCTCGGCATCGGCAGCCGAGCCATCCACCGGCGCGCCGGTCTGATCGCGGCCACGACCAGCAGCACCGCAGCGCTCAGCGCCGCTGCCGTCGCGACATGACGGACCAGCGGAACGGACCAGAGCTCGCGCCATGAGACCGTGACGACGGCCGCGGGAGGCGGCAGCGTCTGCTGGATCCCAGGCTCCGGAGTCGGCCACGTCACGCCCGCGAGCAGCGGCTCCGGCTCAAGATGCAGATACCGCGCGTACGACGTGAGGAATCCCTTGACGTAGATCGGGCTCATCAACTGCGGCAAGCGATCTTCTTCAATGGCCTCAAGCACCCAGGGTTGGATTTTCGTGTCTTTCGTCACGTCGCTATGCGATCGCTTCAGTTGCTCACGCGCCTGCCGAAGCTGCTCTCCGACGCTACTCATTCGGGGTTCCCGCCGATTGTTTGAGGGCTTCACGCGTCACAAGGACTTCCCGGGGACGGCTGCCTTGCGGAGGGCCAACCAGGCCTTCCTGCTCCATCAAATCCAAGATCCGCGCGGCCCGGCCATACCCGAGCCGCAGGCGGCGCTGCAGCAGCGATGTGGAGGCTTGCCCGGTGTCCAGCACGAGCGACTTGGCTTGCTCATAGAGTTCGTCCTTCTCCCCCATCGGGCCGCTACCTTCCGGCTGGCGCTCGCGCTCCATCAATCGCACATCATACGCCGGTGCCCCCTGCTGTTTCAAGAAGGAAGTGATCTGTTCAATTTCCGCATCGGTCACAAACGCCCCTTGGGCCCGCACCGGCTTGGCACTCCCGGGCTTCAGGAACAAGAGGTCGCCGCGGCCCAGCAATTTGTCCGCGCCATTGGCATCGAGGATCGTGCGCGAGTCCACTTTCGAGGCCACCTGAAACGCGATGCGCGCCGGGAAGTTCGCCTTGATCACCCCGGTGATGACATCGACTGACGGGCGCTGGGTGGCAAGAATCATGTGCAGCCCAACGGCCCTCGAGAGCTGGGCCAGGCGCGTAATCGCGCCTTCGACATCCTGGGCCGCGATCATCATCAGATCAGCCAATTCATCAACCACGATCACGAGATACGGCAGCGGGCGGCCGTCGTCCACAGGACCCTCGTCTTCTCCCGCTGAGGGCTCTGCCGGTTGCGGCGAAGGCGGCGGAGCCCCCGTTCCAGTCACCCGCTTCTTATTGTACATGTCGATGTTGCGCACGCCGGCCTTCGCCAGCAATTGGTAGCGGCGCTCCATTTCATCGACGGCCCAGTGGAGCGCCACCGACGCTTTCTTGGCATTCGTGACGACCGGGGCGATGAGGTGCGGGATGCTGTTGAACATCGCCAGCTCCACCATTTTCGGATCGATCATGAGAAACCGAACCTGCTCCGGGCTCGCACGCGTCAGCATGCCAAGGAGCAAGCTGTTAAGACACACCGTCTTGCCGGACCCCGTGGCTCCGGCGATCAGCAGATGCGGGCACTCGCGCAAGTCGGTCACGAGGGCGTGGCCCGACACATCTTGGCCGATCGGCAGCGCAATCGGCGAAGGGTTGCCGGCGAACTCCTGCGCGCCGATGATCTCCTTGAGGTAGACCGTCGTCGTCTTGGTGTTGGGGACGTCGACGCCGACCGTGCCCTTGCCCGGGATCGGGGCGACGACATGGCAGCTGGCGGCCTTCATCACGAGCGCGATATCATCCGACAGCGAGACGATCTTCGTCAGTTTCACGCCGGGTGCCGGGGTCAGCTCATACCGCGTCACCGTCGGGCCGCGGTCGATGTTCACCACGGTCGCTTCAATCCCGAATTCCCGCAAGGTTTCTTCCAAGATGCGGGCGTTGCGCGCCACATCTTCATTGATCTGCCGTTCGGCGACCGGCGGCGGGTTCGTGAGCAATTGATGCGGCGGCAGCTGAAAACCGCCTGGGGCTTGTCGTCGGGGGGGGATTGGAATGGCGTTGGACGTTGGCTCCACCGTCGAGCGGATCCGCGCGCGGGGCGAGTCAAGCGCTCGTGTCAGCGGCTGGGGATCCTCGCGAGGCTCGCGGTCGCGCTCACGCTGAGGTTGGCGCGCGCGCAGACGGCTGGCGTCCGAGGAGAGCCGGGGTGCCGGGGACGCCGACGGCGATGGCTCAGGCCGGCGCAGGCCTTGGGCCAGCGCGCCCCAGATGCGCCGCCAAATCCCCCAGCCTGCTCCATGTCCGGAGACCACCACCCACGCAATCAAGGCCACGCAGGAGGCCGTCAACATCGTCCCGACGGCGCCCAAGTAATAGGCTCCGGCCTGTGCGAGCAGCAATCCCACCATGCCGCCACGATGCGCTTGCGCCTCACCCTGGGGTCCGATCAAGGCCAGCAGCGTCGCCGCGCTGGCCAGCAGGCAGAGGGCGCCGAGGGTCATGGACACCTTGTGCATCGGCTCTCCGCGCCCTTGCCATAGCGCCGCAGCCCAAAGCCAACAGAGCGCTCCCAGCAGATACGCCGCCAGGCCGAATCCGCCGCGGCCGATGGCCGCGAGCCACGCCCCGAGGGCGCCGCCAAGATTGCCCGGCGGACTATTCGGCGGAAAGCTGAAGAACGCGCTATCGGCGGGTGTGAAGGTGAGAAACGCGAGGGTTAAAAATACGCCGGCTGAGGCGAAAAGCGCGCTGCCGACTTTGGCCGGCCACTGCCGCGGGACTGGAGAGTGTCCTGCCCGTCGTTCCATGGAGTTCGCGGCTATCCGCGGGAATCAGCTTCCTCGGATTTCGATCCGTCTTGCGGCAGGGCGCGCTTGCGGGAGAGGTTGATGCGCCCCTGCTCGTCGATCTCAATCACTTTCACGGGAAACTCATCGCCGAGTTTCACCACGTCTTCAACTTTATTCACGTACTTCTCGGCCAGCTCAGACACATGCACCAGGCCTTCTTTCCCAGGCAAGATCTCGCAAAAGGCGCCAAAGTTCATGATGCGCTTGACCTTGGCTTTGTAGATCTTGCCGACTTCGACGTCTTCGGTCAGGGTGCGGATAATTTCAATCGCGCGCGCTGATTTTTCCGCGTCGTTGGAGGCCACCACCACGCTGCCGTCATCCTCAACGTTGATTTCGGCACCCGTCTCTTCAATGATCTTGCGGATCGTCCGGCCGCCGGAGCCGATGACATCGCGGATGCGCTCCGGATTGATTTTGATCGTGGTGATCCGCGGCGCGTAGGCGGAGAGCTCTGTCCGCGGCTTCTCGATGGCGCCGGCCATCAGATCGAGCACCGCCATGCGGGCCGGGTGCGCCTGCGCCAAAATCTTGTTGATGAGCTCAACGCTCAACCCCTCGCGGATTTTCACATCCACCTGCACCGCCGTCGTGCCCAATCGGGTGCCGGCCACCTTGAAATCCATATCGCCGACATGATCCTCAAGGCCGGAGATATCGGTGAGAATCGCGACCTCGGCCCCCTCCTTCACCAGCCCCATCGCCACACCGCTGACCGCGGCCTTGATCGGCACCCCGGCATCCATCAAGGAGAGCGTTCCGGCGCACACCGTGGCCATGCTGGAGGATCCGTTTGATTCGAGGATGTCGGAGACCACGCGGATCGTGTACGGGAATTCGTCTTTCGAGGGGATCATCGGCTCAATCGCCCGTTCCGCGAGCGCGCCATGGCCGATTTCCCGGCGGCCGGGCCCCCGAAGCGGCCGCACCTCGCCGACGCTAAACGGCGGAAAATTGTAGTGGAGCATGAAGCGTTTGTAGCTTTCGCCCTCAAGGGCTTCGATGAGCTGCTCATCATCGCTCGTGCCGAGTGTGGCCACCGACAAGCTCTGCGTCTCGCCCCGGGTAAAGAGCCCTGAGCCGTGCGTCCTCGGCAGCACCCCCACCTGACAGGCAATGTCGCGCAGCTGGGTGTACGCGCGCCCGTCCATCCGGATCTTCCGATCCAGAATCGCCCGGCGCGCTTCATCGTGATCCACGATCTCAAAGGCCGCCGCCACCTGATCCGCGGTGATCGCGCCGCCGGCGGTCAGTTGCTCCGTCACGCGCTGCTTCAGCGCCGCAAGCGCCTCATGCCGCTCGTGCTTCTTCTTCGGCTCGTTGATCGCCGCCAGCGCCGTCCGCGCGGCGGAGCGCACCTGCTCCAGCAGCTCGGGCGAGGGTTGAGCGATCTGAAACGCCGGGTTCTTCGGCTTGCCGGCTTTCGCCACCAATTCCTCTTGCATCGCGATGACCGTTTTCAGATGCTGCGCGCCGAAGGCGATCGCCTCCACCACTTGCTGCTCGGGCACTTCTTTCATTCCGGATTCGATCATGGTGATGCCGTGGCGCGTTCCGGCCACCACCAAATCAATCGAGCTCTGTGCGAGCTCCTGATAGGTCGGATTCACCACCAAGCGGCCGTCGATGAGCCCGACGCGGAGGGCACCCAACGCATCGGGAAACGGGATCGAGGAGAGCCGCAACGCGCACGAGGCTCCCGCCACCGCAAGCACATCAGGATCATATTCCCCGTCGGAGGAGAGGACCGCCGCCATCACTTGCAGCTCATGCAAGAACCCGTTGGGAAACAGCGGACGGATCGGACGGTCGATCAGGCGGGAGGTCAGAATTTCCTTTTCGGTGGGCCGCCCCTCTCGCTTAAAAAACCCGCCGGGGATCTTGCCGGCGGCGTAGGTCTTCTCGCGGTAATCGCACGTTAAGGGCACCATACCAAGGGCTTCGCGAGGAAGTTCGCTCGCCACCGCCGTCACCAGCACGACGGTGCCCCCTTGCTGGATCACGACCGACCCGTCGGCCTGCCGCGCCCAAGCGCCGGTTTCAAACGAGAGCGTTGACGTTCCGAGTTGTGTGGAGACTTTCAACATGGGGCGAGCCGAGGGGTCATTTGCGGAGGCTGAGGGCTTCAAGGATCTTGCGATAGGCGTCCTCGTCATGGCGCTTGAGATACTCCAGCAGCCGGCGGCGCCGGCCGACCATGATCAGCAGCCCTCGGCGGGAGTTGAAATCCCGTTGATGCGTCGTGATGTGCGAGGTGAGACTGGTGATCCGCTCGGTCAGCAGCGCAATTTGCACTTGGGGCGAGCCGGTGTCGCGCTCATGCACGCGGAACTTCTGGATCACAGGCTTCACCGTGGTCGTCGAACTCATCCGTGCTCCTTCACATTCTCTCTTCTTTTCGCTCGCAAGTAACGTTCTATCATACGCTGGAACATCGTCGTCGTCAAGCACTTCTGCTTCGCCGTGGTCTTAACGCCACGGCTTCGCAGCAATACTCTCCTTCCTTTCCGGCGAAGGAGAGTGACACCGCAGCCGCCAGGGGCCGATAAGCCGAGTTCTGTTCTCCTTCGCTCCCCAGCTTTCGCAGGGGAGCTTCGGAGCAATGGTCATCCATCTGGGCCTTGCCTTGCGGCAGGGCTCTTGCGGCCTACCTCCCTAACCTGTTTGGCGGGCAACCGTATCCCCGCCAGTGATTGCTCACGGCGGGGTGTTAGGATCTTTGGCCTTGCTCCGCGTAGAGATTGCCGCGTTTCACCTCGGATCTAAAGGCCAGATACCTTGCGGTGTCTGGCCCCATGACGACCCTACTCGTCTCTGTGGCTCTAATCCGCCCTATTGCTAGAGGAAGGGGGGTTACCCCTTTACGCTGCCCTATGGAGCTCGGACTTTCCTCCCCGCCACGATTCGTGGCGAGGCGACCATCTAGCCTCTGTCGACTGCGGTGTCAATGAACGCGGTCTGCGGCTGCCCCAGCGAGCCGATCCGCCTGGCGGTTGTGCTCGCGCGGCACATGCTGCACAGCACAGTGCTCGAAGCCTTCGCGCAAATGCCTCACCAGGTCGTGCAGAATTTTCAACCACGGATCTTTCACGCGATACTGACCGGACAGCTGCCTGGCCAGCAGTTCGCTATCTGTCTTGACCACCACCGAGGTCTGCCCGCGCTTCAGCGCCTCTTGCAGCGCATACACCAGGGCGAGATATTCGGCGACGTTATTGGTCGTTGGCCCGAGAAATTGTGACAGCTGCCATGCCGGCTCGCCGTTGCCGTCGTAACACACGGCGCCGATGCCAGCCGGGCCGGGGTTGCCGCGGCTAGCACCATCGATCAAGATCTCACAGCTTCGAATGCGCTTCATCAAAAAAGAGAATGCGATTGCAACTTTCGCATGTGACGAGCTTCGCTTTCAAGTAGACCTCGTTCACGACCTGCGGCGGCATC includes:
- the rpsO gene encoding 30S ribosomal protein S15; its protein translation is MSSTTTVKPVIQKFRVHERDTGSPQVQIALLTERITSLTSHITTHQRDFNSRRGLLIMVGRRRRLLEYLKRHDEDAYRKILEALSLRK
- a CDS encoding DUF4115 domain-containing protein, whose protein sequence is MSSVGEQLRQAREQLKRSHSDVTKDTKIQPWVLEAIEEDRLPQLMSPIYVKGFLTSYARYLHLEPEPLLAGVTWPTPEPGIQQTLPPPAAVVTVSWRELWSVPLVRHVATAAALSAAVLLVVAAIRPARRWMARLPMPSIGAAKTASLTSGDRIPKLPELPTLTLLATQPLELHMTALRTTWITVRADGKLLAQQRLLRGAKEQWSARKELELIIAQPADVEVTLNGQSISPFALAHRGRLLITHRGVTQLRSDLR
- a CDS encoding ribonuclease HI family protein, whose product is MKRIRSCEILIDGASRGNPGPAGIGAVCYDGNGEPAWQLSQFLGPTTNNVAEYLALVYALQEALKRGQTSVVVKTDSELLARQLSGQYRVKDPWLKILHDLVRHLREGFEHCAVQHVPREHNRQADRLAGAAADRVH
- a CDS encoding DNA translocase FtsK 4TM domain-containing protein, with protein sequence MERRAGHSPVPRQWPAKVGSALFASAGVFLTLAFLTFTPADSAFFSFPPNSPPGNLGGALGAWLAAIGRGGFGLAAYLLGALCWLWAAALWQGRGEPMHKVSMTLGALCLLASAATLLALIGPQGEAQAHRGGMVGLLLAQAGAYYLGAVGTMLTASCVALIAWVVVSGHGAGWGIWRRIWGALAQGLRRPEPSPSASPAPRLSSDASRLRARQPQRERDREPREDPQPLTRALDSPRARIRSTVEPTSNAIPIPPRRQAPGGFQLPPHQLLTNPPPVAERQINEDVARNARILEETLREFGIEATVVNIDRGPTVTRYELTPAPGVKLTKIVSLSDDIALVMKAASCHVVAPIPGKGTVGVDVPNTKTTTVYLKEIIGAQEFAGNPSPIALPIGQDVSGHALVTDLRECPHLLIAGATGSGKTVCLNSLLLGMLTRASPEQVRFLMIDPKMVELAMFNSIPHLIAPVVTNAKKASVALHWAVDEMERRYQLLAKAGVRNIDMYNKKRVTGTGAPPPSPQPAEPSAGEDEGPVDDGRPLPYLVIVVDELADLMMIAAQDVEGAITRLAQLSRAVGLHMILATQRPSVDVITGVIKANFPARIAFQVASKVDSRTILDANGADKLLGRGDLLFLKPGSAKPVRAQGAFVTDAEIEQITSFLKQQGAPAYDVRLMERERQPEGSGPMGEKDELYEQAKSLVLDTGQASTSLLQRRLRLGYGRAARILDLMEQEGLVGPPQGSRPREVLVTREALKQSAGTPNE
- the pnp gene encoding polyribonucleotide nucleotidyltransferase, producing MLKVSTQLGTSTLSFETGAWARQADGSVVIQQGGTVVLVTAVASELPREALGMVPLTCDYREKTYAAGKIPGGFFKREGRPTEKEILTSRLIDRPIRPLFPNGFLHELQVMAAVLSSDGEYDPDVLAVAGASCALRLSSIPFPDALGALRVGLIDGRLVVNPTYQELAQSSIDLVVAGTRHGITMIESGMKEVPEQQVVEAIAFGAQHLKTVIAMQEELVAKAGKPKNPAFQIAQPSPELLEQVRSAARTALAAINEPKKKHERHEALAALKQRVTEQLTAGGAITADQVAAAFEIVDHDEARRAILDRKIRMDGRAYTQLRDIACQVGVLPRTHGSGLFTRGETQSLSVATLGTSDDEQLIEALEGESYKRFMLHYNFPPFSVGEVRPLRGPGRREIGHGALAERAIEPMIPSKDEFPYTIRVVSDILESNGSSSMATVCAGTLSLMDAGVPIKAAVSGVAMGLVKEGAEVAILTDISGLEDHVGDMDFKVAGTRLGTTAVQVDVKIREGLSVELINKILAQAHPARMAVLDLMAGAIEKPRTELSAYAPRITTIKINPERIRDVIGSGGRTIRKIIEETGAEINVEDDGSVVVASNDAEKSARAIEIIRTLTEDVEVGKIYKAKVKRIMNFGAFCEILPGKEGLVHVSELAEKYVNKVEDVVKLGDEFPVKVIEIDEQGRINLSRKRALPQDGSKSEEADSRG